A section of the Mycobacterium sp. 3519A genome encodes:
- a CDS encoding AMP-binding protein, with translation MAIHGLTTDLRREYQAWVTSVLDTRDAVQCAYSGGTHSHRLLDCVSGRLLLDMLQQPNTFRVDGRSYSERMVAAAGLLLSEETPQLSAGPASIWNIIERWLRDCPDRLQPAVLSAFVYGETVPRTAERMGCSLAQTRQLRVAAAQYLQKIVDDVWTVSAAPGNAGQDLRELAAENRLEFWAEQARELLWDNDFTKVIDWTSPPFARWFVGGRINVAINCVDRHVDAGHGERIAFHCVGEYGHRRDITYRQLQREVAKAANCFTDSGLRPGDRVAICMPAIPQAIVAMLACARIGAVHVVLRADSAADALGAQISDCQPKAVITSDGRYHRETVAAVKPVVDAALAAAGSGVQTVFVVRHTQSAADVPWVDGRDVWWHDTVERAGEHHEAPSYDAEHPLFLLYDADEHAQARGIVHSSGGYLTHARFSFHHVFDHGQDRDVFWADAPIESGVGHHLIYGALADGATSVIYEGSAATSHPRRALDIIERYRVTIYCAAPQVITASRKWEPAMPGGPDLSSLRLLVVMSDSSDPQSWQWYRDMVGGPRCPVVDVWWQRETGAVMIAPVPGLTAAIPGSPVAPLPGISAHIVDRHGDLVSTGERGQLVIDRPWPSMPRGIWGNDSLFREAYWSHFPHRTWFATGVEAYYDDADTIWILSEDTASIGVVACHRRSDDVHAALAG, from the coding sequence ATGGCGATTCATGGTCTGACCACCGATTTGCGTCGCGAGTACCAGGCGTGGGTGACGAGCGTGCTGGACACCCGCGACGCCGTACAGTGCGCCTACAGCGGCGGGACCCACAGCCATCGTCTGCTCGACTGCGTCTCTGGCCGGTTGCTGCTTGATATGTTGCAGCAGCCCAACACCTTTCGGGTGGACGGCCGGAGCTACTCTGAGCGCATGGTCGCGGCGGCGGGCCTGTTATTGAGCGAAGAAACTCCGCAGCTGTCGGCGGGCCCGGCCAGCATCTGGAACATTATCGAACGGTGGCTGCGCGATTGCCCCGACAGGCTGCAACCGGCGGTGCTGAGCGCTTTCGTGTACGGGGAGACGGTCCCGCGCACAGCAGAACGGATGGGGTGCAGTCTCGCGCAGACACGCCAGCTTCGTGTGGCCGCCGCGCAATACCTGCAAAAAATCGTCGATGACGTCTGGACTGTCAGCGCCGCGCCTGGCAACGCGGGCCAGGACCTGCGTGAGCTTGCCGCGGAGAACCGTCTGGAATTCTGGGCTGAGCAGGCGCGCGAACTGCTGTGGGACAACGACTTCACCAAAGTCATCGACTGGACGAGCCCGCCTTTCGCGAGATGGTTCGTCGGCGGCAGAATCAATGTCGCGATCAACTGCGTTGATCGTCACGTCGACGCGGGCCACGGCGAACGCATCGCGTTTCATTGTGTAGGCGAGTATGGCCACAGGCGCGACATCACCTACCGCCAGCTGCAGCGCGAGGTCGCCAAGGCAGCCAACTGCTTCACAGACAGCGGTCTGCGGCCCGGTGACCGGGTTGCCATCTGCATGCCGGCGATTCCACAAGCCATCGTCGCGATGCTCGCCTGCGCGCGAATCGGCGCCGTGCACGTCGTTCTTCGTGCCGATTCCGCTGCCGACGCGCTCGGCGCGCAGATCAGCGACTGTCAGCCCAAAGCGGTGATCACCTCCGACGGCCGGTATCACCGCGAGACGGTGGCCGCGGTGAAACCGGTCGTCGATGCCGCGTTGGCCGCCGCCGGCTCGGGTGTGCAAACCGTGTTCGTGGTGCGCCACACGCAGTCAGCCGCGGACGTACCCTGGGTTGACGGTCGCGATGTCTGGTGGCATGACACAGTGGAGCGGGCAGGCGAACACCATGAAGCGCCATCGTATGACGCCGAGCATCCGCTCTTCCTGCTCTACGATGCTGACGAACACGCGCAAGCGCGCGGCATCGTCCACTCCAGCGGCGGATACCTGACGCACGCGCGCTTCAGCTTTCATCATGTCTTCGACCACGGACAGGACCGCGATGTGTTCTGGGCCGACGCGCCGATTGAAAGCGGCGTCGGACACCATCTGATATATGGGGCGCTGGCTGACGGCGCCACGTCGGTGATCTACGAGGGATCGGCGGCGACTTCTCATCCGCGCAGGGCTTTGGACATCATCGAGCGCTACCGCGTCACCATCTATTGCGCGGCGCCGCAGGTGATCACGGCATCGAGGAAGTGGGAGCCCGCGATGCCTGGCGGCCCCGATCTGTCCTCACTGCGGCTGCTCGTTGTGATGAGCGACAGCAGCGACCCGCAGTCCTGGCAGTGGTATCGCGACATGGTCGGCGGCCCACGCTGTCCCGTTGTGGACGTCTGGTGGCAGCGCGAGACCGGCGCGGTGATGATCGCCCCTGTACCGGGTCTGACCGCGGCGATACCCGGCTCGCCCGTGGCACCGTTGCCGGGAATCAGCGCGCACATCGTCGACCGACATGGCGATCTCGTGTCGACAGGCGAACGAGGTCAGCTCGTCATCGACCGCCCCTGGCCATCGATGCCGCGCGGAATCTGGGGCAACGACAGCCTTTTCCGCGAAGCGTACTGGTCGCATTTCCCCCACCGGACGTGGTTCGCCACCGGCGTGGAGGCCTACTACGACGACGC
- a CDS encoding SDR family oxidoreductase yields MTRTVLVSEACEGIGRALVELLAARGEHVVGLSKARDPSFPGDLCTVDLADRAATSAVLDDIVSRLHIDAVVNNAELVRPQSLQDVALDDLDQVLDLNVRTAVQVTQAVVPAMRRGHWGRIVNITDMAAIGAPRRTSYAAAKAALISCTRGWALELAAMGITVNAVVPGPTESQLVRDIDARVSDDASRYLSSVPMQRFGRDAEVAAVIAFLLSDDASFVTGQTVFADGGASIGRVAV; encoded by the coding sequence ATGACCCGCACGGTGCTCGTCAGTGAGGCGTGCGAAGGCATCGGCCGTGCGCTGGTCGAACTCCTGGCCGCGCGTGGCGAACACGTCGTGGGTCTGTCGAAGGCGCGCGATCCGAGTTTCCCGGGAGACCTGTGCACCGTGGATCTCGCCGACCGGGCAGCCACATCCGCGGTCCTCGACGACATCGTTTCGCGGCTGCATATCGATGCCGTGGTCAACAATGCTGAACTGGTGCGGCCACAGTCACTGCAAGATGTGGCGTTAGACGATCTCGATCAGGTGCTGGACCTCAATGTGCGTACTGCGGTCCAGGTGACCCAAGCAGTAGTGCCTGCGATGCGTCGCGGCCACTGGGGACGAATCGTCAACATCACCGACATGGCGGCCATCGGCGCCCCGCGACGCACCTCGTACGCCGCGGCAAAGGCTGCCTTGATCAGCTGCACCCGCGGGTGGGCATTGGAGTTGGCCGCGATGGGGATCACGGTGAACGCTGTGGTCCCCGGGCCGACCGAATCGCAGCTGGTGCGCGACATCGACGCCAGGGTGAGCGACGACGCATCGCGCTACCTGTCCTCGGTGCCGATGCAGCGGTTCGGTCGGGATGCCGAAGTTGCTGCCGTCATCGCTTTCCTGTTGTCCGACGATGCGTCTTTCGTCACGGGTCAAACGGTGTTCGCAGACGGCGGCGCGTCGATCGGGCGGGTCGCGGTGTAG